One window from the genome of Deltaproteobacteria bacterium encodes:
- a CDS encoding cell division protein ZapA: MGQQLTVTSDDGPEHVRSVARYVDEAMRQLAAGGRAVATLDVALLAALNIASEYQKLQQCHRELTETIDRLSRRILAALPG; this comes from the coding sequence ATGGGCCAGCAGCTGACGGTTACTAGCGACGATGGGCCGGAGCATGTTCGGTCGGTGGCGCGTTACGTGGATGAGGCCATGCGGCAATTGGCAGCAGGCGGACGGGCGGTGGCAACGCTGGACGTCGCGCTGCTTGCGGCGTTGAATATCGCGAGCGAATATCAGAAACTGCAACAGTGCCATAGGGAGCTTACGGAGACCATTGATCGTCTGTCCCGGCGTATTCTGGCGGCGTTGCCAGGCTGA
- the zapB gene encoding cell division protein ZapB, protein MDLEKLKLLETKIDRFVAEHEKVRQERDALGQRLREREGLFEQLAGQVKQYEQERTELKARLERILSRLDGLDLG, encoded by the coding sequence ATGGACCTGGAGAAATTGAAGCTTCTGGAGACGAAGATCGACCGCTTTGTTGCCGAGCACGAGAAGGTACGGCAAGAGCGTGACGCGCTCGGACAGCGTTTGAGAGAGAGGGAAGGCCTGTTTGAGCAGTTGGCTGGTCAGGTCAAGCAGTACGAGCAGGAACGCACAGAGCTGAAGGCCAGGCTGGAGCGCATCCTGAGTCGCCTCGACGGCCTAGACCTTGGGTGA
- a CDS encoding enoyl-CoA hydratase/isomerase family protein: MNYESIRLEVNERVATLTLNRPERMNAWNQSMEREIQDALRRCDQDDQVRAVVVTGAGKAFCAGADLAGGGQTFQGRPADLTAGQICPWDLRKPVIAAINGHAVGVGITFAMSCDVRYIAEDAKISFAFVRRGVIPGFGSHATVARVAGLSCAAELMMSGRTIRGAEAAELRLASRALPAEEVLPAALALARDIAENAAPVAVAIVKQLLWQNTPITPSEMKRREDRLFAWIGGQADAREGVEAFLQKRPPRWSMSASRDLPDALD, from the coding sequence ATGAATTACGAATCGATCCGACTCGAAGTCAACGAACGAGTAGCGACACTGACATTGAATCGCCCCGAGCGAATGAATGCGTGGAACCAGTCGATGGAACGCGAGATCCAGGATGCCCTGCGTCGGTGCGATCAGGACGACCAGGTGCGAGCCGTCGTCGTCACGGGAGCAGGCAAGGCGTTCTGCGCTGGCGCCGATCTCGCCGGCGGAGGACAGACGTTCCAAGGACGGCCGGCCGACCTTACCGCCGGGCAGATCTGCCCGTGGGACCTGCGCAAGCCGGTGATCGCCGCGATTAACGGACATGCGGTCGGGGTAGGGATCACGTTCGCCATGAGCTGCGATGTTCGCTACATCGCGGAGGACGCCAAGATCTCGTTCGCGTTCGTGCGGCGCGGAGTCATCCCCGGGTTCGGCTCGCATGCGACGGTGGCACGAGTCGCGGGGCTGTCCTGTGCGGCCGAGCTGATGATGTCGGGACGGACGATTCGCGGAGCGGAGGCCGCAGAGCTGCGGCTGGCAAGCAGAGCGTTGCCCGCAGAAGAGGTCTTGCCAGCGGCGCTCGCGCTGGCCCGCGACATCGCCGAGAACGCCGCCCCGGTCGCAGTTGCCATCGTCAAGCAGCTGCTGTGGCAAAACACGCCGATAACGCCGTCCGAGATGAAACGTCGCGAGGATCGCCTGTTCGCCTGGATCGGCGGGCAAGCCGACGCGCGTGAGGGGGTCGAAGCGTTCCTTCAAAAGCGCCCTCCTCGTTGGTCGATGAGCGCCAGCCGCGATCTGCCGGACGCGCTGGACTGA